From a region of the Coffea eugenioides isolate CCC68of unplaced genomic scaffold, Ceug_1.0 ScVebR1_104;HRSCAF=472, whole genome shotgun sequence genome:
- the LOC113754788 gene encoding E3 ubiquitin-protein ligase RHF1A-like, translated as MATETIISSDNPSTIMKTMTISTPSSSFPAPDNAAGDVAVSDDCFEDGCSICLEPFSSHDPPTVTNCKHEYHLQCILEWSQRSTECPICCQLLELKDPTSQELLCAAKVERSKRARSSIRVVYEGPEVNHDSSYVIDPDEEEQFLQHFAAATSRARHVNRSRRQTASRLDSSEVFPTVPSEIGINLTYGLEGGLVTTGAPASTIEVEASSAVPSVVDVTSMTPETGDGHVGHRIFFHQPSPDAPRKLNSFEFLAFSESVKAKVSAASARYKETITKSTRGFKDKLLARNTTVKELGRGVQREMSAGIAGVARMIERLDLSSKRTGVFVPQSSAPVETPGAPAPTADTVNFSHEGKSVEESIATQYPIAGYREITHGMSSDVLSFNSTTRPAQADVSLI; from the exons ATGGCTACTGAGACGATCATCTCATCCGACAATCCATCAACGATCATGAAGACCATGACGATCAGCACACCATCATCCTCATTTCCGGCACCAGACAATGCCGCCGGCGACGTCGCCGTTTCGGACGACTGTTTCGAGGACGGATGTAGCATTTGTCTGGAGCCTTTCAGCTCACACGATCCTCCTACT GTCACCAATTGTAAGCATGAGTATCATTTGCAGTGTATTCTTGAATG GTCACAGAGAAGCACAGAATGCCCTATATGTTGCCAACTTCTTGAATTAAAGGATCCCACCAG CCAAGAGCTTTTATGTGCTGCAAAAGTTGAGAGAAGCAAGAGAGCAAGAAGTAGTATCCGTGTTGTTTATGAGGGTCCTGAAGTGAACCAC GATTCTTCTTATGTAATTGATCCTGATGAGGAGGAGCAATTTCTGCAGCATTTTGCTGCTGCTACAAGCAGAGCCCGTCATGTTAACAGAAGCAGAAGGCAAACAGCATCACGACTAGATTCTTCCGAAGTATTCCCTACTGTCCCTTCGGAAATTGGGATTAACTTGACTTATGGGTTGGAGGGTGGTTTAGTTACTACAGGTGCACCAGCTAGCACCATTGAGGTAGAAGCATCATCAGCAGTTCCTTCTGTTGTGGATGTGACATCCATGACTCCTGAAACTGGAGATGGTCATGTTGGCCATAG GATTTTCTTTCACCAACCATCACCTGATGCTCCTCGCAAACTGAATTCATTTGAGTTCCTTGCCTTCTCTGAGTCTGTTAAAGCTAAAGTGTCTGCTGCTTCAGCCAG GTATAAGGAAACAATTACAAAAAGCACACGTGGTTTTAAGGATAAGTTGTTGGCTCGCAATACTACGGTCAAGGAATTGGGTAGAGGAGTTCAGCGCGAGATGAGTGCAGGCATTGCTGGAGTTGCAAGAATGATTGAACGTTTAGATCTTTCCTCAAAAAGAACTGGTGTTTTTGTTCCTCAGTCAAGTGCTCCGGTAGAAACTCCAGGAGCACCGGCCCCGACCGCCGATACGGTGAACTTCTCACACGAAGGAAAGAGTGTAGAGGAGAGCATTGCAACTCAGTATCCCATCGCAGGTTATAGGGAAATTACACATGGTATGAGTTCTGATGTTCTGTCATTCAACTCCACTACCAGACCAGCCCAAGCGGATGTTTCTCTTATATAG